The following is a genomic window from Candidatus Hydrogenedentota bacterium.
GATCAACGCGAATGCTATGATTCCCAAGACAGGACGGATATCTGGTCTTCCGGCAGCAAGGATTGATGCATACTGCATAGCGACCATGAAGATCACGGCTCCGAAGATGAGACTTCCAGCAATTAGTGCGCAGATTGTGCCGAGTCCAGGATGGCTTGGGATCGCCTGCAAATGATGCGGGTAACCCGTCCAGTAGAAGAAACCGACTGTGACAAGCACCCAAGCCACCCAAGATACGAACAGACCGGCAAGTATTCGTGACCTGACCCCGTTTCTCTCCCACGCTACGCAGACATAAGCCATGACAAAAAGCGTGAGGACGAGCGCCTCTTCTCGAGCCAGAAAGACTGCGTTGAACCAGAAGAGCGTCCAAAACGGAGACCTCCGCATCGCAGCGTTGATCGCTAAGAAGAGAAGTGGGGCGAGGAAAAGGTACGGACGCAAATCAAATGCCGACGCGTACAGAACTGCCGGCGCGAAAACATAGTTGGTGGCCAGCAAGCACGCAGCACCCGGCGTCCATGCGCGATGAAAATACGTGAAAAGTGGTGAGAAGAGAACGAGTGCAGTAAAAACGTACAGCGATATTCGCGTGCCCGAAACTGCGTATAGGACGGCGTAGATGTACTTGATGGGCTCGAGGTGAAGCGCCGCATGCCCCCCCGCACCATCAATTCCGTGGAAACCCATCCAATTGTAACCCGATACGGTCGTGGAGGAGATAGGGCTCGAATGAATGGTGTCCAATAGTCGCGCAGAAAACTGGAGGTAGAACGGATAGTCCAGCGCGTTGTATTCCAACGCACGCGATTTCAGAGACTGAAAGGCGATCGAAGCCACGATCGCAAGAACAAAAAGGCAGCCTACACATACACG
Proteins encoded in this region:
- a CDS encoding DUF2079 domain-containing protein → MASIAFQSLKSRALEYNALDYPFYLQFSARLLDTIHSSPISSTTVSGYNWMGFHGIDGAGGHAALHLEPIKYIYAVLYAVSGTRISLYVFTALVLFSPLFTYFHRAWTPGAACLLATNYVFAPAVLYASAFDLRPYLFLAPLLFLAINAAMRRSPFWTLFWFNAVFLAREEALVLTLFVMAYVCVAWERNGVRSRILAGLFVSWVAWVLVTVGFFYWTGYPHHLQAIPSHPGLGTICALIAGSLIFGAVIFMVAMQYASILAAGRPDIRPVLGIIAFALILVPLGWLFFRLEWLPLTGGDFMEYNRIIFAPRLSLYTIIFLSLAGLIWHHFAREGVRHRVEFALLIAAGVSIFLHVMSPNGILLTWQAYGQRADNAARLFGLRHEMQGRSVGILCDNYTLQAFCEMPEVYTYSRLPPSAADAEHSTFPANTDILVGILREKIGYVVVSRTGRRVAQSLLNKSGLVSSVILDTDEYFAGELPPRPGMGGGSQTD